One window from the genome of Metabacillus flavus encodes:
- the mazG gene encoding nucleoside triphosphate pyrophosphohydrolase → MNTIHIAGLGAGDINQLPLGIYRLLQSSNRVYTRTMDHPVLEELRNEITITGSFDEMYMQHSKFEDVYEEIASFLIKEAADGDVVYTVPGHPMVAEKTVQILLEESKHHPFQVRVAGGQSFLDATFASLNIDPIEGFQMMDALTLKRGDLQFTQHIILCQVYDQMVASEVKLTLMEELPFDYEVYIVTAAGSKQEEILKVPLFELDRVSTVSNLTSLYIPPVQDEKLLYHRFDAFRGIIASLRGPGGCPWDQKQTFQSLKKYLIEECYELLDAIESEDIDHMIEEMGDVLLQVVLQAQIGEDEGLFSIDEVIRTISEKMVRRHPHVFGSIKADTAEEVLINWEEIKKAEGKAPAESLLDSVPGALPALSKAYQLQKKAAKAGFDWDKAEDAWLKVKEEILEFEEELKENPGEDNKALLKEFGDVLFALVNIGRFLKIEPEEALSSTNQKFTSRFQYIEKKAKDNGEVLEELTLEKMDSYWDEAKGLE, encoded by the coding sequence ACCACCCTGTTCTGGAAGAACTGAGGAATGAAATAACGATAACCGGCTCTTTTGATGAAATGTACATGCAGCATTCGAAGTTCGAGGATGTATATGAAGAAATCGCTTCTTTCCTGATCAAAGAGGCAGCCGATGGAGATGTCGTCTACACGGTCCCGGGACATCCGATGGTCGCTGAAAAAACGGTTCAGATTTTGCTTGAGGAATCGAAGCATCATCCATTCCAAGTCCGTGTCGCAGGAGGACAAAGCTTTTTGGATGCGACCTTCGCATCGCTGAACATTGATCCAATTGAAGGTTTTCAAATGATGGATGCCCTGACTCTTAAAAGAGGAGATTTGCAATTCACCCAGCATATCATTTTATGTCAGGTATATGATCAGATGGTGGCGTCTGAGGTCAAGCTCACCCTTATGGAAGAGCTGCCTTTTGATTATGAGGTTTACATCGTTACAGCTGCAGGAAGCAAGCAGGAAGAAATTCTTAAGGTTCCGCTATTTGAACTGGACCGGGTTTCCACTGTCTCCAACCTTACCAGCCTCTATATTCCGCCTGTTCAGGATGAAAAGCTCCTTTATCACCGGTTTGATGCTTTCAGGGGAATTATTGCCTCGCTGCGGGGACCAGGAGGATGTCCTTGGGATCAGAAGCAGACCTTCCAATCGCTGAAAAAGTATTTGATTGAAGAATGCTATGAGCTCCTGGATGCGATTGAGTCAGAGGACATCGACCATATGATTGAGGAAATGGGAGACGTGCTTCTTCAAGTTGTCCTGCAGGCACAGATTGGAGAAGACGAAGGACTTTTCTCTATCGATGAAGTCATCCGGACCATTTCTGAAAAAATGGTGCGGCGTCACCCTCATGTCTTTGGCAGCATAAAAGCCGATACGGCAGAAGAGGTGCTAATAAACTGGGAAGAAATTAAGAAAGCGGAAGGAAAAGCACCTGCAGAGTCATTGCTTGATTCCGTTCCCGGGGCTTTGCCGGCCCTTTCGAAGGCGTATCAGCTTCAGAAAAAGGCTGCAAAAGCAGGCTTTGACTGGGATAAGGCCGAGGATGCATGGCTTAAGGTAAAAGAAGAGATCCTGGAGTTTGAAGAAGAGCTTAAAGAAAATCCCGGTGAAGATAATAAAGCACTTCTTAAGGAATTCGGTGATGTCTTATTTGCACTTGTAAACATCGGAAGATTCCTGAAAATCGAACCTGAAGAAGCGCTGTCCTCAACAAATCAGAAATTCACCTCGCGTTTTCAATATATTGAAAAGAAAGCGAAAGATAATGGAGAAGTCCTCGAAGAATTGACGCTTGAAAAAATGGACAGCTACTGGGATGAAGCAAAAGGATTGGAATAG
- a CDS encoding RNA-binding S4 domain-containing protein, with product MRLDKFLKVSRLIKRRTLAKEVADQGRIEINGTAAKASSNVKEGDEMVIRFGQKRVTVRIDHLKETTKKEAAAEMYTIIKEEKLGEN from the coding sequence ATGAGACTAGATAAATTTCTGAAGGTATCCAGACTGATTAAACGCCGCACGCTGGCAAAGGAAGTTGCCGATCAGGGACGTATTGAAATCAATGGAACTGCCGCAAAGGCAAGCTCCAATGTAAAAGAAGGGGATGAAATGGTCATCCGCTTTGGCCAAAAGCGTGTGACCGTCCGCATCGACCATTTAAAAGAAACAACGAAAAAAGAAGCGGCAGCCGAAATGTACACAATTATTAAAGAAGAAAAACTAGGCGAGAACTGA